Genomic segment of Bacteroidota bacterium:
AATTCCAACGGATTTATGGACAGGCCTCTCAAACTCCAGTACATATTGTTGAGATTCTGATGGTAGGGATTCTCGTACGTCCACGCGTACTTCAATTGTGCCTGTTCAATTGCAATGGCAAGGAACAACAGCGCGTACACGCTGATACTCGGGCGCAGGATTGAGATTCCGACGAAGATAATGATGAAGAGAAGGGCAAACGTTGCTTGGACTTTGCCGCCCAGATAGATGTGAATGTAGCCGATAAGCAGCGTAACACCCATCACGGCAATCCATGCGGTCAACTCACTCTTGTCCTTCAGAACGGACTTCAGGTCGTTGATATAGCCGGAGATCCTGTTCGAGTTGTCAAAACTCTGCATGCTTTCCTACTCCGGTATCTCAATTCGGTGGGGTGACCCCTGCTCCTCAAACTCTTGATTCAGTGCTCTCATGTAGCCCGTCCATCCCACTTTCCAGTAGTTGACGGTGGGTGGTCTGTTCGATTGGTAGTATGAATAGATGAAGACAGAAACGGTGAGAAGTGCAGAGACAAGCAGGGTACGCCACTGCGGTCTGTAGGTTGCCAGACTTATCCTGGCGTCGGTGATTACAATGTAATACACCGCAATGAGGATCAGAACAATTACAATCACAGTTTTGCCATTCCCTGCGACACCCTGTTCATAACAAAGCCGATGATTTTGTTCTCATTGATGAACGTTACGAGCTGCGACACATCGGTTTTCTTTGTTTTTCCGGCGGCAACAACAACCACAAAACCATCGATATGACTTCCAATCAGTCCCGGGAAAGCCGGATCAGTCGCACTGGGCAAGTCAAGAATGATGAACCGGAAGTGTTCTCTGAGAGTGGAAATCACTTCGCGCAATCCAAGAACGATATCGAAGCCCATCTGACCCCCCTTCAGTTCTCCGGCCGGGAGAACCCATAACCCCTTGATGGCAGTCCGCGATAGCGTTATGGTGTCGCTACGCAACGAATCGCGAATACCCGGAAGAACACTTACACCGAAAATGTTATGTATGCGCGGATTGTTGAAGTTCAGATCGACGAGAACAGTATCATCGAGTGAATCGAGAGCAAAGAACGTTGCCAGATTTGCCGCCACAAGAGTCTTCCCTTCTCCGGCGTTCGCGCTCGTGATACCGGCAACAAGCGGCGACCCTTCGCTCCGGTTCGGGTGCAGATTGGAACCGAAGCAATTGTACCGTTCAACTGAAACTACCGACTCATCCAACATGGGGTTGGGCGGCCTGTTGTATAGAATAAGTTTGCCCTTTCGAACAAGCGGTTGCCCCGAACGCGGGCTCTGGCCTTCGTTCTCGTACTCCGGCTCGACTATTCCATCGTTTAGATCAGGTGTCATATCGTAGTGGATTTACAAGCAAATGTTGTGAGTGCGCGTCTCTGTTAACTTATGGAATATAGCCAATAATCGGACGATTGAAGACCTCGATGTCCTGCCTTCGCCGAATCGTCGGATCGTAATACTCGACAACAAACATCGCGGCAAAGCCGATAATGAAGCCGAGTGCTGCACCGCCACCGATGAGCATTCCCTTTTTCGGCTTGCTTGGCGTGGAAGGAACCATTGCCGGGTCGAGAATAACATACCTGCTGGCGCCGCGATCTGCGAGTTCTTTCTTCACCCGTGCCTGATCCAGGGATTTCTTGGCAATTTCATAACTCTCTTTCACGCGCAAGAACTCCGACCCGCGTTCGGCCGTTACCGAACCGGTGTTGATTGACGTTGAAATACCGCGAATCATATCCTCCCGGGAATTCTGCAAACTCGCCCTCTTTGATTTGCTGTTTTGAATTTCCTCTTCCAATGCTTCGCCTGCCTTCTGAAGGAGTTCAGCAAGCTCGTTGCGCGTCGATACGACTTGAGGATACACGGAAGTATATCGCATCAGAAGCTGATTGTATCGCACCGAAACAGATTTGAGCGTATCGACGTACAGCATGGCACCCTTTGGATCGAGCGCCGCTATCTGACTGACAACAGTAGGATTATCGAGGTTCTCACTGAAATGTCGTATCTGATTCAAGGCTCTCGACTGTTGTTCCAATGTCCGCTCCACGCCAGATAGATCGTCGGTAATTCTCACCAACTGGGGTCGAAGGGCTGATTCTTCGTGCGGCTGAGTGGATAAGTTCCGTTGTCGTGCTCCAAGATATTCCTGCTGTTGCCGTTCAAAATCACCGCGGAGTTCTTCGACTTTCCCTTCAAGAAATTTTACGGTCTCTTCCGCTTGTTGCCGATCAGATCGAAGCGTTGCCTGTATGTAGATGTTGCAGAGTGCTTCTGCCGCCCGTTTCGTCACTTCGGGATCTTCGTCCGCAAAGGAAATCCTGAAGCCGTCCGTTCCTGTGAGAGACGTTCCGATCTGCCGCCGGGTACTCTCAATTGTTGCATCCCACGCTTCGTTGCTTTTTCCCTCCTGCTTCCTACCGAGACTATCTAGCAAGCTTTCAATACTCGTCCGGCTGAAGAGAATCTCGTTCAGCTTGGTCAACTGATTGTCCCAATTCCACACCATGCTTGCTTTCGTCCAGTAGTCCATTAACGGATCTTTTGCCTGGGATCGTTCAAGCAAGATGGTAGTGTACGATTCATAGCGTTTCGGCATCAAGAATGCCGCGGCAACACTGATCAGAAGAATGACCGCGAACGGAATAATGAAAAACATCTTTCTTCTCCTGATAACATCCAGAACTGCTGGAATGCTCACGTGCCTTTCCATGCTACCCTCGTTTGTGTTGTAAGTGTTCTGAGTGACAAAAGATAATGAATCATTTAAGGGGAGTCAACCATCGTGCCAAGCCAAATCGCATTATTCCGCCTCTGTTTCGATGCACCGCCCCATTCACCGACACTGCGTGTGTAAATATGTTACAGTAGGTACATGATAAGATGCCAAATGAGATATTCTGTAAACGTGGTGCATGTCACCCTACAGGTAAATTCCTGCCGATGACCGTTCAGGTATATGCGGGCTGCTCCATTTCAAAACACGTTCAATTTGCTCACTGTCACTTTATTCGTTCCGTGTATTGGATATACGTGCTCGGTTTCATATATTGGGTCGAATATTTTGAAGCAAATTGAGTGCTGTTACTCATAACGGAGTCGGTGAATGAAATACTACATGTGGTCGGTTGCCAGAAGGTTTTCTGTCTTTTTCGTTCTTGCTTTACATGTGGTTCCTGCAGCGTACGGACAATCCCGAACGCAAGCTCCCGAGTATACCATCAGCAAAGGTGACCAACTGTTGATTACTGTTTGGGGATACAACGAATTCACAACGACCCAAACCGTAAGGGACAATGGCACGATTACAATGCCCTTGCTGGGAGATATTATTGCCGGCGGACTAACAAAAGATGAACTGGTGGCAAGCCTGAAGGATAGGTTGGCCGTGTACATTCAGGGCGAAATCAACATCACAGTCTCGGTATTGTCATCCATCGGGCAGCGTGTTACCATTCTTGGTTCAGTAGGAGCCCCCGGTAACTACCCGGTTTCCAGCGAAATTAATTTGCTTGAACTCCTTTCCATGGCGGGCGGATACTCATCAGACGCCCGCTTGACGGGCATCAGAATTTTTCATAAAGACAGGCTTCAGCCTGCAACCGAAGTAGACTTGGAATCATATCTGGAAACTTCAGATATCGACAACATTCCGAAGATTCGTCCGGGAGATATGGTGTTCGTTCCCCGTCAGGAAAATGTCGTCAAAGAGTTCGGGGAATTCTTACGTGATGTCGCCTTCCTCTTGACGTTGTTCAGACTCACGGATTTCGGACGTTGACAGGCGCGATCACGAATATGAATCTCATCTCCAGAACAGTCCGACTCTCCTTTCTGTTTCGGCTAATTGCCGTTTTGTGTTGTCTCGTTCCGCAAGCATTCTCGCAGACCCTCGGCGAAAAGGTCGGGCCGCAATTCCCTTTTCTTACTGGCACTGCACGCACTATCGGCATGGCCGATGCCGGAGCTGCAATTATTGATCTTGCTCCGGGTTTCGGAAGCAACCCCGGAGTCCTTGGTTTTCTTCAACGGTCTACTATTGATTTCAGCTCGCAACGGATAAAACAAGGCGTAACTTATGAACATATCGGCGTGGTGTACAAGGCTACACCGGTCGATGCTATCGCCTTCGGGTTGGATGTTTTACACTACGGCGGGACGGACTTCTACACCAAGGGGGATATTCGGGATCTCGGATTCGAATTGCGAACGGGTCTCTCCTATGGCAGAAAGCTGGGTAGCTCGTTTTCGCTCGGCGTCAACCTTCAAGCCCTTACAGCCACAACAGGGCCGACATCCGTATGGGCCTTTATTGGCGACATCGGGTTTGCTTACGCTCCCGAGAAATACATCCGATATGGTTTCTATCTGACTGGTATTGGCACCGACTATAAAATTACTACGTCCATACTGCCTACAGATTTGTTCACCTCCCAGATTGCCCGTGTTCTTGGTTTGAGCCTCGCTCTGGATTTTCCGTTTTCGAACAGAACGAAGAGAATCGTTGTTGCTGTCCAGAACGAGAAGATTCTCGGAGAACGCAACCTCCTCTACAAATTAGGTATTGAGTACTACCCGTTCTGGTCAATTGAGCGTTTCCGCGGCGCCATTCGCGGAGGGTTTCTTGCCAGAGACCTCGATGTTTCTGCGCGGTTTGGGCTTGGGATAGGGTATGGCAGCTTCTCTCTTGACTACGCCTATCAGTACTCACGCAAGTTCAATCAGCCTTCGCATATAACAACCGTGTCATTCATGTGGTAGCTGTGTGTTAGCCTGGGTTCCTTTCCGGAACCACGGCAAAGGTACTGCTGTTGTTACCTAAGTTGTATCAGACGTTCTTTGAATTATTCAGTGGTGGCGATAACAGATGAAGCTTATCCCCAAAAGCTTTCACTTCGTGTTCGGGCTTCGACCCCAAACAGAACCGTTTCATTTGATGTACTACTTATGCCTGGCATCTTGTATCGGCGTAAACAATCCGGACAAGGTGTATTTCTACTACCTCCACGAACCATACGGGCCTTGGTGGGATCTGATTAAGCCCCACTTGACTCTGGAGCGAGTTGAACTCAACCGGTTTATTTCCGAATTTCCATACCATACCGACAGCGTAATCGAATACAGTTATGCACATCATGCCGATTTCATCCGGCTCGAGAAGCTCCTGGAGAGAGGCGGGGTGTATGCAGATATTGATACACTTTTCGTGAATGCGCTCCCCGAGGAGTTTTATGATGAGCAGTTTATTCTGGGTGAAGAGTTAGGGCAGGTTATCGACGGCAACTATCACGGCTCGCTATGCAATGCTTGGATTATGTCGGCGCCGAATTCCGAATTCGGGAAGAAGTGGCTCACAAGCATGAAAGAGAGGTTTGATGGATCCTGGTCGGGACATTCGACTTTGCTTCCGTTCGAGTTGAGCCAGCGGTTCCCCGATCTGATTCGGGTTGAGCCCGAGAGATCGTTCTTCAAACACCGCTGGACGAAGGAAGGAATCCGGAAACTCTTCGAGGAACTTGATGACGATTTTGAGGGCGTCTACAGCTTTCACTTGTGGAGCCACTTGTGGTGGGATAAGAACAGAATGGACTTTTCGTACTTTCACCACGGATTGCTGACTGAGGAATACGTAAAATATGCCGATACTACATACGCGCATATTGCCCGACACTTTCTTCCAAAAACGTGTACACCGATGCGCGGCGTCTACAAGAAGCAAGTAATCAATACCCGTGTTGAGCAAGTATCGCTGTTCGTCAAGCATACATCTCAACGGATACAGTCAAAATTCAAACCGAAGACCGGCTCGTAGAGTCGGATGTTTGGGAACACTGCGCTCTTGCAGGTTCCTTTATTTATTTGAATAAGGTAAACTCCATTTTGGGGGGAAGCATGAGAAAACTCTTTTCCACCATCCTTCTATTGCTTTTCAGCACCATTGCCAGTCTGCTTATCGGAGAAGCGATGGTACGAATGGTGGCCCCCCAGCGCTTGCAGAATACCCCCGCAATGTTCACTCCCGACGACTTTCTGGTCTTTAAGCTGCAGCCTCTCTACACAGGAACATATACAACGTATGAGTTTGAGACACCAATATCTATCAATAGTGTTGGCTTACGAGACAACGAAATCGGCTCAAAACAGGAAAACAGTCTACGAATAGTAGGCTTGGGAGACTCGTTTAGTTTTGCCAACGGCGTAACACTTGAGGAGACCTATTTCAAACGTGTCGAAAGCCGCTTGAGTTCGGCATATGGACGGCCGGTTGAACTCATCAATTGTGCGGTTCCATCATACAGCCCGCTTCAGTCATTCAGAATGCTTCAGAAGTATGGAATGGCTTTTGACCCTGACATAGTCGTATTGGGCTTTTTCGTAGGAAACGACTTTGTTGAATCGATGGATTTATTCGACGCTGAAGGTAAACCACTGCTTACTGCTTCCAACGGCAACCTCGTGTCTGTCAAAGCAAGTGACCGGCAGAACGAGCGTGGGATTATTCGCCCCCTAACTACTACGGTTAGGGCACATTTGGCAAGTCACTCACATCTGTATGTTTTCCTCAGAGATCGAATGTCGAACATGCTGTCGAAAGCAGGCCTGCGGCCGTTTAATCTTCCACCTGAGTTTTGTGCAAAAGAGTATTCGCCGCGCATGGTGCAAGGGTGGGCAATAACCAGTTCCATCCTGCGGGATTTGTCCGAATATGTGCGAAACTACAACAAACGCCTTGTAGTTGTAGTGCTGCCTGCTATTTATCAAGTGTACACGAATTCGTGGAGTGAGTACATCAATGCCCTGAAGCTGAATCCCGACCTGTACGACCTCGACAAGCCGCAAAAACTACTCGCTGAGTTCTGCCGTGATGAGGGAATCGAATTCGTTGATGCACTCCCGGCATTGCGATCAAACTCAGCCAACGCTCAACTCTTCTTCCCCGTTGATGGTCACCCGACCAAAGAAGGCCACGAAATAATTAGCGAAGTACTTGCCAGCTACCTTCTCAATCGACGTTAGACACCCACCTTAGATAGTCGCAAAAATTTGCACTGATTCAACATCAACCAAAATACCATCAATAATTGGCGATAATTAACAAAAATTACTCGTTCTGATTCTTGATTTTCCTATTCTGTTCGTTATATTCAAGAGCCACTTGTGCACTTGTTAAACGAAAACACTGTGAGGAGGGTAGGAAATGAGGACTTGTCGAGTTTTTCTGCTTTTGCTGTTCTGTTTTGTACATATACAACAACTTTCCGGGCAGGAACCAAGCGGGGGCATAATCTCAGATCTCGTCTTTTTCGACGATGTTCTGAACCCAAAGGCACGATTCCATCCATGGACCAGCACTTTCAGCGGTATAGACACAAATATCAAGCGTAACGGGACCGCGAGCCACAGGTTTGCATTCGGGAATCACGGCGGGTTTCATGCTTTCTGGCATGGGATAGCAAACGATCCTTCGTGGTCGGGACCGGATACGTCCGTTTTCTGGGCTCAATCATCAAGCAGGCTTCAGGTGTGGGTGAGGTCTTCGACAACAGAACCCGACAATTGTACATTTGAATTTTTTGATAACTTCGATTCTCGACTCGGGAGGATTTACTCGGCGCCAATTCCGCAGGCAGATACGTGGTTCCTGATTGATGTGCCGATTCCGGCCAACCTGAGAAATATCCCGTTGAAAGGAATTGAAATCTATGTCGGCGGCAGAAGCAAGAATCTCTGGATTGACGACTTCAAAATCACAAACGTACGACTCTATGCCGGGTCGGGTGTGCGTGTTGCTAACATGAACTTCATCGGAGCAACACAACTGGGCTTCATCCCTGCCGGAAAGAAACAATTTTCAACCCCGGTAGAGTTTACATCATTTGTCATCCGACGTGTCAGTGATAATGTAACGGTGTTTACTGGCGGTGCCCCTGTTCGGACTGTTACCGATGGTCAGGGCGTTTTGAACGGCGCCCCCGTGTGGATTGGCGATTTCTCCGGCCTGCAAACGCCGGGCAGGTACAAGATTGTTGCCGGAAGCATGGAATCGAGGCCGTTCGACATACGCTCGGACATTTATGATGAAGTCACACGATCTGCCCTGCGGTTCTTCTATTACCAGCGCGCATTCACCGCGATAACCCAGCAACATGCTGAAGGGCCATGGTTCCGGCCTACGGACGCCGACAAAGCTCCGACAGGAATTGTAAAAGGCTGGCACGATGCTGGCGACCTGACAGTCTACAATGCAACCATGACGCAATCCATTTTCTGGCTGCTCGAAACGTGGTCTGACTTTGCGCCAACTGAAGACAATCTGAACATTCCCGAAAGCGGCAACGGAGTTCCCGACCTTCTCGATGAAACCCGCTGGGGGCTGGAGTGGCTACTTTCAAAACAAGAACCAGCAGGAGGATTCTGGTGCAATACAACTGCAGCCAATGGCACTAATACGTACCAATACGGGCTGACCTTTCCGCACACCGTTGCTCCGTATATCAACAGTGTGCCGCCTACTACTCAGGCTACGGCGAAAGCTGTTGCCGTTCTCGGGTATGCCTCCGGTGTGTTCAGGCCGTTTGATGTTGTGTTTGCTGACCGCTGCCTTGAGGCCGCCACACGGGGATGGAATTGGATGATTGCAAATCCCAATTTGACGAACGACGGAAGCCCCGGAGGCACGGGGAATATGCGAAATCCGTATGCACAGGGAAACGACCAGTCGCTCCTCAAAACTAACCGTATGTGGGCTGCTGCCGGCATGCTGTATGCAACCGGTCAACAGCAGTATGAGAATGCGTTTCAACAGTTCTACGAGCCAATCGGTTGGATCAGCTCGTACAGTAAGAGTGAAGCGTTTGCTGCAAGCCTGTACTTGCGCGTTCCCAGCGGCGCAAACCAATCCACCAAAAATACAATCAGGCAGCGGATTTATGAGATGGCAAACGGAGTTCGTAACGATGCGCAGGGACATCCGTTCCAGTTTGCAACGCATTACTACTGGGGCTGTAACAGCAATGCCATGCACCGCAGCGGTCAGTTTTCATGGCGGGCATTCACGCTGGATACAACCCGCACTGCCGACCGTGATCAAGGGTTGGCGAATATCGAATACCTGTTTGGAAGAAACTATCTCAATCAGTGCTACATCAGCGGCGTGACAGGAGTGACTGATCAACGCATGAAGGGTTTTCACCATTGGATGAAGGCTCTGAATGCAAACCCCTGGCATTTCCCTGGAGCCCTTGCGGGCGGACCAAACCAATCTCCCGACCCTAATGACATTTCGTACCCGAATGCGCAACCATACCCAGTATTCGGGTATTGGGGAGACCCTTCCAACCCCCGAACAGGAAGCGTGCCTATAGAAGGCCGCTTCACAGATAACGACAGTTGGTCAACAAATGAAGTCTGCATCAATTGGAATGCAGCACTCGTGTACAATTTATACGCCGCACGACGGGTTGCGCGCGGTTCCTCAGCAACCGCGTCTCCTGGGGACAAGGGGGTTCCGAGCGAGTATGTTCTCGAGCAGAATTTCCCCAACCCCTTCAATCCGAGCACGGAAATCCGCTTCTCCGTTCCCGAAGCAAGCTCAGTACGCTTGGCCGTGTACAACATTCTCGGTCAGGAAATCAAAGTACTGGTGAACGACGTGATTGGCCAAGGCTACCACACTGTAGCCTGGGACGGAAGCGATAATGGCGGGAAACAGGTTTCATCAGGAATCTACTTCTACCGGATGCAGGGAGAAAATTTTGCAGCGGTGAAGAAGATGATCTTTGCAAAGTAGAATCCACACCTTACCATTGCAACACATTGAAGCCCCATTCTACTGAATGGGGCTTTGTGTTTCTCGAAGTCTGTTTCCCGGCCTGCCTGCCGACCACTTCACCGGACCGACGATTCAGTGCCGTAAATCGTTGGACTTCCCCGGCCTTTTCGATATATTCCTTTCAATACAATCATACTCATCAGGAAATTACCTAAATGAAGATTCTCATTTCCACGTTACTCGCCTTGCATTTCTTGTTCATGCCAACGTCCTGCAAGAATGAAATTAGGAATGAACTCAAGAAGGCAACGGAAAAGGAGCCCGACACATTCGTGCACTATGTCCGGGGAAAGATTGTCTCCCTTGATCCGGAAAAACAAATGCTCACCGTGTCACACCAGGGTATTCCGGATTATCTCGATGCAACGACGAGCAGTTTTCGTGTAGGGCATTCCTATCTCTTCGCTGGTCTTGATGTCGGGAAAGAAGTTGAAGGAAATCTCGTCGTCTCAAAGGCTGATACCTGGCTTGAATCATTGAACCTGGTTCTCCTGGAGCCGGAGGGTGGAACAATAACTGATCTAATCATCTTCGATGAAAACACGAACCCCTTGATCTCCCTCGGATCGTACTCAATCAATAATCTGAATCGAACGACTACTGCGGCAAAGGTCGGCAGGTATTCTCTCGGGGCGCAATGGGGATATCATGCAGGTTTGCAGATCAATATGCTGAACAGCGATACGTCGGTTTTCTGGTTTCAGAAGAACTCCCGACTGCAGTTCTGGACCCGGTCGAGCGCAAGCGGTAACAGCGCGTTAAACATCTCCATTGTCCCCCTCGGAGGAACATACTTCTCTCTGGATCCCTCCTACAACCCGGGTTCGAACGCAAACCAATGGTATTTCGTTGATATTCCCATTCCGGAGAATTTTCTGGACATGCCGTTCGTCGGACTCGTAATTCAGGGTCCGGGAGTGCAACATACGCGTTACATCGATGACCTGAGGATCAAGAATGTCCGGCTGTATGCGGGCCCGGGTGAGCCGCCGGTTGCCGCCATCGACTACATTGCGGCATCTCAAATTGGATACGCGCCGAACATGAAGAAGCAGTTTACTTCACCGCTTGAATTCCAATCGTTTCAGATTGTGCGAGTGAGCGATAATGCGGTCATGTTTACGGGAGGGCCACCCGTGCGTACCGTGAAATCGGACGTAGTGGGCGTGCCGCCGCCGAAAGTGTATTTCGGGGATTTCTCTCAATTCAAGACTCCCGGACGATACAAGATCGTCGCGGCCAAGAAAGAAAGTCTGCCGTTCAATATTAAGGAAGATGTGTTTGACGCGCCGATTGTTGCTGTTCAGAAAATGCTCTATTACCAGCGTGCCTTTACGCCAATTGAGGAGCCGTACGCCGAGAAGCACTGGACCCACCCCTCCGATGCCGACAAAGCGCCGCCCGGGGTTGTCAAGGGTTGGCACGACGCCGGTGACCTGACGGTATATATGCCGACCGTGTGTCAAACGCTCTACTGGTTGCTTGAGGCGTACAACGATTTCCGGCCGACGGACGATCAAACGAACATTCCGGAAAGCGGCAACAACGTTCCCGACCTTCTTGATGAGACGAGATGGGGCTTGGAATGGGTTCTTTCGATGCAAGATAACAACAAGTCTCAAACTGGAGGATTCTGGGGAACCGCGTGCGTAGGATGTTCAAATAAGGATCAGGGGTATGGCAGAACTACACCCAATACCGTCGAACGGTACTGTAAAGTCCACCCGCCTACAACTCAGAACACTGCAAAAGCCGTAGCTGTGTTGGCATATGCTTCCGTGCTCTATCAGCCATTTGATAAGGAATTTGCTGCAAAGTGCCTTACAGCTGCGAAGAACGGCTGGCGATGGATGCAAGCCAATCCCAACTCGACAAGGGACGGGGGCACAAATTGCGATGCGTATCAACAAGGGAATGACCAGAACCAGCTGAAATCCGCCCGTGCTTGGGCAAGTGCCTCACTGTTTTACACAACCGGCGAGCAGCAATACAACACCGCATACCTGAAGGACTATCTGCCGACGGATTGGATCTCATCGTACTCGAAGAATGAGGGTTTTGCGAACAGGACGTACTTGCGTGCCACTGGGGGCGATGCCAATCTCAAACAACAGATACGCGATCAAATTTACAATCATGCAGACGGCGTGCGTAACGATGCAAACAACCATGCGTTCCAGTACGGTACGTTTTACTACTGGGGCTGCAACAGCAATGCAATGCACCGGACGGGACAGTTTTCGTGGCCCGCGTACAACCTTGACCGGACACGTATTGCCGACCGCGACGCCGGATTCGACAACCTTCACTATATTTTCGGGAGGAACTATCTGAACATCTGCTACGTAAGCGGAGCGTACGCATGGGGGGCGA
This window contains:
- a CDS encoding CpsD/CapB family tyrosine-protein kinase, with product MTPDLNDGIVEPEYENEGQSPRSGQPLVRKGKLILYNRPPNPMLDESVVSVERYNCFGSNLHPNRSEGSPLVAGITSANAGEGKTLVAANLATFFALDSLDDTVLVDLNFNNPRIHNIFGVSVLPGIRDSLRSDTITLSRTAIKGLWVLPAGELKGGQMGFDIVLGLREVISTLREHFRFIILDLPSATDPAFPGLIGSHIDGFVVVVAAGKTKKTDVSQLVTFINENKIIGFVMNRVSQGMAKL
- a CDS encoding polysaccharide biosynthesis/export family protein, which translates into the protein MKYYMWSVARRFSVFFVLALHVVPAAYGQSRTQAPEYTISKGDQLLITVWGYNEFTTTQTVRDNGTITMPLLGDIIAGGLTKDELVASLKDRLAVYIQGEINITVSVLSSIGQRVTILGSVGAPGNYPVSSEINLLELLSMAGGYSSDARLTGIRIFHKDRLQPATEVDLESYLETSDIDNIPKIRPGDMVFVPRQENVVKEFGEFLRDVAFLLTLFRLTDFGR
- a CDS encoding glycosyl transferase, whose protein sequence is MKLIPKSFHFVFGLRPQTEPFHLMYYLCLASCIGVNNPDKVYFYYLHEPYGPWWDLIKPHLTLERVELNRFISEFPYHTDSVIEYSYAHHADFIRLEKLLERGGVYADIDTLFVNALPEEFYDEQFILGEELGQVIDGNYHGSLCNAWIMSAPNSEFGKKWLTSMKERFDGSWSGHSTLLPFELSQRFPDLIRVEPERSFFKHRWTKEGIRKLFEELDDDFEGVYSFHLWSHLWWDKNRMDFSYFHHGLLTEEYVKYADTTYAHIARHFLPKTCTPMRGVYKKQVINTRVEQVSLFVKHTSQRIQSKFKPKTGS
- a CDS encoding SGNH/GDSL hydrolase family protein translates to MRKLFSTILLLLFSTIASLLIGEAMVRMVAPQRLQNTPAMFTPDDFLVFKLQPLYTGTYTTYEFETPISINSVGLRDNEIGSKQENSLRIVGLGDSFSFANGVTLEETYFKRVESRLSSAYGRPVELINCAVPSYSPLQSFRMLQKYGMAFDPDIVVLGFFVGNDFVESMDLFDAEGKPLLTASNGNLVSVKASDRQNERGIIRPLTTTVRAHLASHSHLYVFLRDRMSNMLSKAGLRPFNLPPEFCAKEYSPRMVQGWAITSSILRDLSEYVRNYNKRLVVVVLPAIYQVYTNSWSEYINALKLNPDLYDLDKPQKLLAEFCRDEGIEFVDALPALRSNSANAQLFFPVDGHPTKEGHEIISEVLASYLLNRR
- a CDS encoding glycoside hydrolase family 9 protein: MWVRSSTTEPDNCTFEFFDNFDSRLGRIYSAPIPQADTWFLIDVPIPANLRNIPLKGIEIYVGGRSKNLWIDDFKITNVRLYAGSGVRVANMNFIGATQLGFIPAGKKQFSTPVEFTSFVIRRVSDNVTVFTGGAPVRTVTDGQGVLNGAPVWIGDFSGLQTPGRYKIVAGSMESRPFDIRSDIYDEVTRSALRFFYYQRAFTAITQQHAEGPWFRPTDADKAPTGIVKGWHDAGDLTVYNATMTQSIFWLLETWSDFAPTEDNLNIPESGNGVPDLLDETRWGLEWLLSKQEPAGGFWCNTTAANGTNTYQYGLTFPHTVAPYINSVPPTTQATAKAVAVLGYASGVFRPFDVVFADRCLEAATRGWNWMIANPNLTNDGSPGGTGNMRNPYAQGNDQSLLKTNRMWAAAGMLYATGQQQYENAFQQFYEPIGWISSYSKSEAFAASLYLRVPSGANQSTKNTIRQRIYEMANGVRNDAQGHPFQFATHYYWGCNSNAMHRSGQFSWRAFTLDTTRTADRDQGLANIEYLFGRNYLNQCYISGVTGVTDQRMKGFHHWMKALNANPWHFPGALAGGPNQSPDPNDISYPNAQPYPVFGYWGDPSNPRTGSVPIEGRFTDNDSWSTNEVCINWNAALVYNLYAARRVARGSSATASPGDKGVPSEYVLEQNFPNPFNPSTEIRFSVPEASSVRLAVYNILGQEIKVLVNDVIGQGYHTVAWDGSDNGGKQVSSGIYFYRMQGENFAAVKKMIFAK
- a CDS encoding glycoside hydrolase family 9 protein, which encodes MKILISTLLALHFLFMPTSCKNEIRNELKKATEKEPDTFVHYVRGKIVSLDPEKQMLTVSHQGIPDYLDATTSSFRVGHSYLFAGLDVGKEVEGNLVVSKADTWLESLNLVLLEPEGGTITDLIIFDENTNPLISLGSYSINNLNRTTTAAKVGRYSLGAQWGYHAGLQINMLNSDTSVFWFQKNSRLQFWTRSSASGNSALNISIVPLGGTYFSLDPSYNPGSNANQWYFVDIPIPENFLDMPFVGLVIQGPGVQHTRYIDDLRIKNVRLYAGPGEPPVAAIDYIAASQIGYAPNMKKQFTSPLEFQSFQIVRVSDNAVMFTGGPPVRTVKSDVVGVPPPKVYFGDFSQFKTPGRYKIVAAKKESLPFNIKEDVFDAPIVAVQKMLYYQRAFTPIEEPYAEKHWTHPSDADKAPPGVVKGWHDAGDLTVYMPTVCQTLYWLLEAYNDFRPTDDQTNIPESGNNVPDLLDETRWGLEWVLSMQDNNKSQTGGFWGTACVGCSNKDQGYGRTTPNTVERYCKVHPPTTQNTAKAVAVLAYASVLYQPFDKEFAAKCLTAAKNGWRWMQANPNSTRDGGTNCDAYQQGNDQNQLKSARAWASASLFYTTGEQQYNTAYLKDYLPTDWISSYSKNEGFANRTYLRATGGDANLKQQIRDQIYNHADGVRNDANNHAFQYGTFYYWGCNSNAMHRTGQFSWPAYNLDRTRIADRDAGFDNLHYIFGRNYLNICYVSGAYAWGATRYRTEGFHHWMKALNRPDSLFHFPGALAGGPNQAPDFNDKSWLNNTPPTYGYFGDTRGAKGSRINNIRDGRTPLDGRFTDNDSWSTNEIVISWNAVFLYNLYAAQAAIRN